In one window of Paraflavitalea soli DNA:
- a CDS encoding glycoside hydrolase family 88 protein, translating into MKKIMVVLALACCTVMALRPVPNEEEFVASNFAFAGGQLKKMLTAAAPYDTLFPRTIDKEGKLKLTGKYEWTSGFFPGSLWYAYEATKDNSLKKEAIQWTEKLEALQYFTEHHDLGFMLYCSYGNAYRLTGNEQYKKLLIQAANSLSTRFNPKTGSIKSWNGFGSWDGQHKYYYPVIIDNMMNLELLFFASKVSGNKRYRDIAITHANNVIKNQVRPDYSCHHVVCYDSTTGKVLSRETAQGYANNSTWARGQAWGIYGFTMSYRETKDKRYLTTAQKMADYYLDNKELPADKIAYWDFYANNAGYQPGVRSHAPETPVKYRDVSSAAITASALLELSTYLDNKGAKYRDGAIAILHALSGPAYKAKAGENGDFILKHSVGSIAHGFEIDVPLVYADYYYLEALNRYRLLLAQKHIIAGDAINPTVYE; encoded by the coding sequence ATGAAAAAGATCATGGTAGTGCTGGCACTTGCCTGCTGTACCGTTATGGCCTTAAGGCCCGTACCCAACGAAGAAGAATTTGTTGCTTCCAACTTTGCTTTTGCCGGCGGCCAGTTGAAAAAAATGCTGACGGCGGCTGCTCCTTATGATACGCTCTTTCCCAGGACCATCGACAAGGAGGGAAAACTGAAACTGACGGGTAAATATGAATGGACTTCCGGATTCTTTCCCGGCAGCTTATGGTATGCCTATGAAGCCACCAAAGATAATAGCCTGAAGAAGGAGGCCATTCAATGGACGGAGAAACTGGAAGCGTTGCAATACTTTACCGAGCACCACGACCTGGGCTTTATGTTGTATTGCAGCTATGGCAATGCCTACCGGTTGACGGGCAATGAGCAATACAAAAAGCTACTTATACAAGCCGCCAATTCCCTAAGCACCAGGTTTAATCCAAAGACCGGCTCTATCAAATCATGGAATGGATTTGGCTCCTGGGATGGACAGCATAAATATTACTACCCGGTGATCATCGATAATATGATGAACCTGGAATTGCTCTTCTTTGCTTCCAAAGTAAGCGGCAATAAGCGCTACAGGGATATTGCCATTACCCATGCCAACAATGTGATCAAAAACCAGGTAAGGCCCGATTACAGTTGTCACCATGTTGTGTGTTACGACTCGACCACGGGCAAAGTGTTGTCCAGGGAAACAGCACAGGGATATGCCAATAACTCTACCTGGGCACGTGGACAGGCCTGGGGTATCTACGGCTTTACGATGAGCTACCGCGAAACAAAAGATAAACGCTATCTCACCACAGCGCAAAAGATGGCCGATTATTACCTGGACAATAAAGAGCTGCCGGCAGATAAGATCGCCTATTGGGATTTCTATGCCAACAACGCGGGTTATCAGCCCGGTGTAAGATCACATGCGCCGGAAACACCTGTTAAGTACCGCGATGTGTCTTCCGCCGCCATTACCGCTTCGGCATTATTGGAACTGAGCACTTACCTGGATAATAAAGGAGCAAAATACAGGGATGGAGCCATTGCCATATTGCATGCGTTGAGCGGTCCTGCTTATAAAGCAAAGGCAGGTGAGAATGGCGACTTTATCCTGAAACATAGTGTAGGCAGTATTGCACACGGATTTGAAATTGATGTGCCACTGGTATATGCAGATTATTATTACCTGGAGGCTTTGAACAGGTACCGGTTGTTGTTGGCACAGAAGCACATCATTGCAGGAGATGCCATCAATCCAACTGTTTATGAATAA
- a CDS encoding T9SS type A sorting domain-containing protein codes for MNKHFFPLGHVGAWLLVATCLGGASTAAAQQLTIYGKFDWGSAAIAGGVTSATMAKSSYTNAAILGNLVQGSYRITSATSTANIVPGMELSGTGIPTHAVVVDVTGSTISMSKPVAAASATGVSITAATENATLVTAHANGLGGSLPGFATYVLDSGIHYAFNGPTSVPFPAQANGAADRIYAGNLLINASVDLNKKLQVANILTLTAGKLTIPAGDSLLITSGLAIAGAPFGADKYIVTGADTTSGAEGFLAVNNISGAYLFPVGSADQYLPVTLLPSSNDAFAVGAFEGITGDAQPDGAAFTATAKEKVVDAVWTIVRTCSNTDSCLITLAWPNDLEGNAFSSDDSIGIMAYDTAWMAAAGTGDNTLNTASHRFSQFLAFAVGRRNTTAGRGSVKKPGKGEEGAPKVDKDKKGPVVKLYPNPATGQLFIEHTLQAQPLIVLYDAAGRVVGRQYATAARTIIPIAVLLPGIYTITISDGAHTIMRKFVKQ; via the coding sequence ATGAATAAGCATTTTTTTCCGTTGGGCCATGTAGGAGCATGGCTATTGGTTGCCACCTGCCTGGGAGGGGCGTCCACGGCTGCTGCTCAGCAATTAACGATCTATGGCAAATTTGATTGGGGTAGTGCTGCGATTGCCGGAGGTGTCACCTCTGCTACAATGGCCAAAAGCAGTTACACCAATGCTGCTATCCTGGGCAACCTGGTGCAGGGTTCCTATCGCATTACCAGCGCCACCAGCACGGCCAATATTGTACCCGGCATGGAACTAAGCGGCACAGGTATTCCGACCCATGCGGTGGTGGTGGATGTAACGGGCAGCACCATCAGCATGTCGAAACCTGTTGCTGCTGCCAGCGCTACCGGCGTAAGCATTACAGCGGCTACTGAAAATGCCACACTCGTAACAGCGCATGCCAATGGCCTGGGCGGCAGCCTGCCTGGTTTTGCTACCTATGTGCTGGACAGTGGCATCCACTATGCTTTTAATGGCCCTACCAGTGTGCCTTTTCCGGCACAGGCCAATGGAGCAGCCGACCGTATTTATGCAGGCAACCTGCTGATCAATGCATCGGTTGACCTCAATAAAAAACTGCAGGTGGCGAATATACTCACACTCACAGCTGGTAAACTGACGATTCCTGCGGGCGATAGCTTGCTGATCACTTCAGGGCTGGCCATTGCAGGCGCTCCATTTGGCGCTGACAAATACATTGTAACAGGAGCTGATACCACCAGCGGCGCAGAAGGTTTCCTGGCTGTTAACAATATCAGCGGTGCTTATCTCTTCCCGGTCGGAAGCGCTGACCAATATCTGCCGGTTACCTTATTGCCTTCTTCCAACGATGCATTTGCAGTAGGAGCATTTGAAGGTATTACCGGAGATGCTCAACCGGATGGCGCGGCTTTTACAGCCACAGCAAAAGAAAAGGTGGTGGATGCCGTATGGACCATTGTGCGTACTTGTAGTAATACCGATAGCTGTTTGATCACCCTTGCCTGGCCAAATGACCTGGAAGGGAACGCCTTCAGCAGCGATGACAGTATTGGTATTATGGCGTATGATACTGCCTGGATGGCCGCCGCCGGTACGGGAGATAACACACTCAATACCGCCAGCCATCGCTTCAGTCAGTTTCTTGCCTTTGCAGTTGGCCGTAGAAATACTACGGCCGGCAGGGGATCGGTGAAGAAGCCTGGTAAGGGAGAAGAAGGGGCGCCAAAAGTAGATAAAGACAAGAAAGGACCGGTAGTAAAGCTCTATCCCAATCCTGCAACGGGGCAACTCTTCATAGAGCATACTTTACAAGCGCAACCATTGATCGTCCTATATGATGCAGCGGGCAGGGTAGTGGGCAGGCAATATGCCACCGCTGCCAGAACGATTATCCCCATCGCTGTATTGCTACCGGGCATTTATACCATCACGATCTCCGATGGCGCCCATACGATCATGAGAAAATTTGTTAAACAATAA
- a CDS encoding heparinase II/III domain-containing protein translates to MYQRVLSVRLHCISKLLLLMCCMCSTAIVSAQSVKIDTSRIMGHPRLLLLPGQEEGIKKNIASNIAWGKVHADILEACDSLLDKPALERVLIGRRLLDKSREALRRIFFLSYAWRMSGKKKYFRRCEEELLAISAFTDWNPSHFLDVAEMTMAAGIGYDWLYKDLSPASRQRISEAVITKGLTPSLEEKYNGWLRGKNNWNQVCNAGISFGAAAVYESRPALAAQLIERAIQSVQIPMKEYAPDGNYTEGYSYWAYGTSYNVFLISLLEQLFGTDYSLSQLPGFLKTPFFYEHVVGLSGKPFNYSDCGDGTEGLQPAMFWFANKLKDPSVLWQEKDNLEKGRSMAKWNRFLPAAMIWGKDVDVTAVPSPAATWVGDGENPVALLRTSWNKQSGIFIGFKGGTPAAGHGHMDAGSFVLDAEGVRWSADLGMQGYESLESKGLQIWDMGQASDRWKVFRYSNFSHSTITVNKALQQVNGRATFLKHSGDSLFTRAVMDLGSLYAGSLTKAVRGIAIANKQYVTVRDEWEAGDSTCTVRWAMLTPAHVVSIDKNQVQLQNNGKKLTLYVNGLPEGAALRTWPTDPPNSYDALNIGTVLVGFEMTLPAHTKKEVTVLLVPGEGQVMIKKSSLLPLSEW, encoded by the coding sequence ATGTATCAACGCGTATTATCAGTTCGTCTTCATTGCATCAGCAAGTTATTGTTGTTGATGTGTTGTATGTGCAGTACAGCGATCGTGTCCGCTCAGTCAGTGAAGATCGATACTTCCCGGATCATGGGCCACCCCAGGTTATTGCTGCTGCCGGGACAGGAAGAAGGCATTAAGAAAAACATAGCTTCCAATATAGCCTGGGGTAAAGTGCACGCCGATATACTGGAGGCCTGCGACAGCCTGCTGGATAAACCTGCTTTGGAGCGGGTGTTGATCGGCCGGCGTTTACTGGACAAATCAAGAGAAGCGCTGCGGCGTATCTTCTTCCTGTCCTATGCCTGGCGTATGAGCGGCAAAAAGAAATACTTCAGGCGCTGTGAGGAAGAGTTATTGGCTATATCTGCCTTTACGGACTGGAACCCTTCGCATTTTCTCGATGTGGCTGAGATGACGATGGCGGCAGGCATTGGATACGACTGGTTGTACAAAGATCTGTCGCCCGCTTCCCGTCAACGGATCAGTGAGGCAGTGATCACAAAAGGGCTGACCCCTTCGCTGGAAGAAAAATACAATGGATGGCTCAGGGGTAAGAACAACTGGAACCAGGTATGTAATGCTGGTATCTCTTTTGGAGCAGCAGCAGTCTATGAAAGCCGGCCTGCCCTGGCCGCTCAGCTCATCGAAAGGGCCATACAGAGTGTGCAAATACCCATGAAGGAATATGCGCCTGATGGTAATTATACCGAAGGGTACAGTTACTGGGCTTATGGCACCAGCTACAATGTGTTTTTGATCAGTTTGCTTGAACAATTGTTTGGTACAGACTATAGTCTTTCGCAACTGCCCGGCTTCCTGAAAACGCCTTTCTTCTATGAGCATGTAGTTGGTCTTTCCGGTAAACCTTTCAACTACTCCGATTGTGGTGATGGAACGGAGGGGCTGCAACCGGCCATGTTCTGGTTTGCCAATAAACTAAAAGACCCTTCTGTACTGTGGCAGGAAAAAGACAATTTGGAGAAAGGCAGATCAATGGCCAAATGGAACCGTTTTCTGCCTGCTGCTATGATATGGGGCAAAGATGTTGATGTGACTGCTGTACCGTCTCCTGCTGCTACCTGGGTAGGCGATGGCGAAAACCCGGTAGCGCTGCTGCGTACTTCCTGGAACAAACAGTCGGGCATTTTCATAGGCTTTAAAGGGGGCACTCCTGCTGCAGGACATGGGCATATGGATGCAGGTTCTTTTGTGCTGGATGCTGAAGGCGTACGCTGGTCGGCCGACCTGGGCATGCAGGGCTACGAGTCGCTGGAATCGAAAGGATTGCAGATATGGGATATGGGCCAGGCTTCTGACCGGTGGAAAGTATTTCGCTACAGCAATTTTTCACACAGTACCATCACCGTCAATAAGGCACTGCAACAGGTAAATGGCCGAGCTACTTTTCTAAAGCATTCCGGTGACTCTTTATTTACCCGGGCCGTGATGGACCTGGGGTCATTGTATGCCGGCAGTCTCACCAAAGCAGTACGGGGCATTGCTATCGCGAACAAACAATACGTGACCGTGCGCGATGAATGGGAAGCCGGTGATAGCACCTGCACGGTGCGCTGGGCCATGCTTACACCTGCCCATGTAGTATCGATCGATAAAAACCAGGTACAACTGCAAAACAATGGTAAAAAGCTGACCTTATACGTAAACGGCCTGCCCGAAGGAGCGGCATTAAGAACCTGGCCTACAGATCCTCCCAACAGTTATGATGCCCTCAATATCGGTACCGTGCTGGTGGGATTTGAAATGACGTTACCTGCCCATACGAAAAAAGAAGTTACTGTACTGCTGGTGCCAGGTGAGGGCCAGGTAATGATCAAAAAATCTTCGCTGCTGCCGCTGAGCGAATGGTAA
- the msrA gene encoding peptide-methionine (S)-S-oxide reductase MsrA, which produces MTSSLTSPSTEETTFRTDTATFGTGCFWCTEAIFQQLDGVLKVSSGYSGGHVKNPTYKEVCEGTTGHAECVEIVYDPAKISFDELLEAFWQTHDPTTLNRQGNDVGTQYRSAIFYHNAEQKAKAEKYKAELEKSGAWDKPIVTEITPASEFYIAENYHQDYYNNNGSAPYCYYVIRPKLEKFEKVFKNKMKKAH; this is translated from the coding sequence ATGACAAGCAGTTTAACATCTCCCTCAACGGAAGAAACCACCTTCCGCACAGACACGGCTACCTTTGGCACCGGTTGTTTCTGGTGCACGGAAGCTATTTTCCAGCAGTTGGATGGTGTTTTAAAAGTATCATCCGGCTACAGTGGCGGACATGTAAAGAACCCTACTTATAAAGAAGTATGTGAAGGAACCACCGGTCATGCAGAATGTGTAGAGATTGTATACGACCCCGCAAAGATCAGTTTTGATGAATTGCTGGAAGCATTCTGGCAAACCCACGATCCTACCACCCTCAACCGCCAGGGCAATGACGTAGGTACACAATACCGCAGCGCGATCTTTTACCACAATGCCGAGCAAAAAGCCAAAGCAGAGAAGTACAAGGCAGAACTGGAAAAAAGCGGCGCCTGGGATAAACCCATTGTTACAGAGATCACCCCTGCTTCAGAATTCTATATAGCAGAGAACTACCACCAGGATTATTACAACAACAATGGCTCCGCCCCTTATTGTTACTATGTGATCCGCCCCAAACTGGAGAAGTTTGAAAAAGTGTTCAAGAACAAAATGAAGAAGGCACACTAA
- a CDS encoding endonuclease MutS2: MKFFPESALVQLEFEKVKSLLEEYCNTLYAKEKAKELRIHTRKEYIDLELQQTHEYKLLAQHGLNFPNDHTLNIARELKLIGIPGAVLSEEQLMQVRKLAESLQSIFRWFDSERRGAYPALAKVVADTYYEKAILELIDDVLDESGNVKDNASEELSRIRLSLYKRRNELRRLFDRIVQKLVKAGHAADIEEAFLNGRRVVAVYAEQKRQVKGILHGESDTRKTAFIEPEETIELNNDIFSLENEESREVYRILRELTAKLAMYAPLLKSYYDILGEYDFIRGKAKLASAINGNLPILSDKAHVHLVQAYHPLLYLYNKRSQKPTMPVEVTLDEKSRILVISGPNAGGKTVTLKTVGLLQLMIQSGLLVPVHPTSQFGIFKQIMIHIGDTQSLEFELSTYSSHLKNMKHFMEVANGKTLFFIDELGSGSDPNLGGAFAEVILEEMVRKHSMGIVTTHYLNLKVMANKTPGIINGAMAFDEKNLMPMYKLIIGKPGSSYTFSIAERIGLAPSLIARARQLVEEDHFRLDKLLNRTEQDLQEIEKKEKELHKLLKENERMKKDMEALIDKEKHYQQVELLKHQNKVTEERIAYLKDMERKLKQIVLDWRKAGSKEDKRDLMKQLHALLFGQNQKQVTEKVQKKIGSKYKEVGGEIVIGNKVLMKKNHQVGFVKEIRGRKAVVQLGLMPITVDIDDLTVVTEKVPEPPQ, from the coding sequence ATGAAATTTTTTCCCGAGTCGGCTTTGGTGCAATTGGAATTTGAGAAAGTCAAGTCTTTGTTAGAGGAGTACTGTAATACCTTGTATGCCAAAGAAAAAGCAAAAGAACTACGCATTCATACCCGTAAGGAGTATATTGACCTGGAGCTGCAGCAAACCCACGAATACAAGTTGCTGGCCCAGCATGGCCTGAATTTTCCCAACGATCATACGCTTAATATAGCCAGGGAGCTGAAACTCATCGGTATTCCCGGTGCGGTATTGTCTGAGGAGCAGCTGATGCAGGTGCGCAAACTGGCGGAAAGCCTGCAAAGCATTTTCCGTTGGTTCGATTCTGAGCGCCGGGGCGCCTATCCGGCCCTGGCTAAAGTGGTGGCGGACACCTATTACGAAAAAGCCATCCTGGAACTCATAGACGATGTGCTGGATGAGAGTGGCAATGTAAAGGACAATGCTTCTGAAGAACTGTCCCGCATACGGCTGAGCCTTTATAAACGTCGTAATGAACTGCGCCGTTTGTTTGACCGGATCGTACAGAAACTGGTCAAAGCCGGTCATGCGGCCGATATTGAAGAAGCTTTTCTCAACGGGCGTAGGGTAGTAGCGGTGTATGCGGAACAGAAAAGGCAGGTAAAGGGTATCCTGCATGGTGAAAGCGATACCCGTAAGACAGCCTTTATCGAGCCGGAGGAAACGATCGAACTGAACAACGACATCTTTTCCCTCGAAAATGAGGAAAGCCGCGAAGTATACCGCATCCTGCGCGAGCTCACGGCCAAACTGGCCATGTACGCGCCCCTCCTTAAATCCTATTATGATATTTTAGGTGAATATGACTTTATCCGGGGCAAGGCCAAACTGGCGTCGGCCATCAATGGCAACCTGCCCATCCTGAGTGATAAAGCCCATGTACACCTGGTGCAGGCTTACCATCCTTTGTTGTACCTATATAACAAGCGTTCCCAGAAACCTACCATGCCGGTAGAAGTGACGCTCGATGAAAAGAGCCGCATACTGGTTATTTCCGGTCCCAATGCCGGGGGGAAAACGGTTACCCTCAAAACCGTAGGGTTGCTACAACTGATGATCCAGAGTGGCCTGCTGGTGCCCGTACACCCCACTTCGCAGTTCGGCATCTTCAAGCAGATCATGATCCATATTGGTGATACCCAAAGCCTGGAGTTTGAGTTGAGTACCTATAGCTCACACCTCAAGAATATGAAGCATTTCATGGAAGTGGCCAATGGAAAGACACTCTTCTTTATTGATGAGCTGGGTAGCGGTAGTGATCCCAACCTGGGCGGCGCTTTTGCCGAAGTGATCCTGGAAGAAATGGTGCGCAAGCATTCCATGGGTATTGTTACCACCCACTACCTCAACCTGAAGGTAATGGCCAATAAAACACCGGGCATCATCAACGGGGCCATGGCCTTTGATGAAAAGAACCTGATGCCAATGTACAAACTCATCATTGGTAAACCAGGTAGCTCTTATACTTTTTCCATTGCAGAGCGTATCGGCCTGGCGCCTTCATTGATTGCCCGTGCCCGCCAACTGGTGGAGGAAGATCATTTCCGGCTGGATAAGCTGCTCAACCGTACTGAGCAGGACCTGCAGGAGATCGAAAAGAAGGAAAAGGAATTGCATAAGCTGCTGAAGGAAAATGAGCGGATGAAGAAGGATATGGAAGCCCTCATTGACAAAGAAAAGCATTACCAGCAGGTGGAATTGCTGAAGCACCAGAATAAGGTGACGGAAGAGCGTATCGCCTACCTCAAGGATATGGAGCGCAAGTTGAAGCAGATCGTGCTGGATTGGCGCAAAGCCGGTAGCAAGGAGGATAAGCGCGACCTGATGAAGCAACTGCATGCCTTGTTATTTGGCCAGAACCAAAAGCAGGTAACTGAAAAAGTACAGAAAAAGATCGGTTCAAAATACAAGGAAGTAGGCGGCGAAATTGTAATTGGCAATAAGGTGCTGATGAAGAAGAACCACCAGGTAGGATTTGTAAAAGAAATACGTGGCCGCAAAGCGGTCGTACAACTGGGGCTGATGCCTATTACAGTGGATATTGACGATCTGACCGTAGTAACGGAAAAAGTACCTGAACCGCCTCAATAA
- a CDS encoding VOC family protein, with protein MSRKIAHPCFSLLILLQLLMAMVASQAQTVKRPDIIGIAAVEVQVSDIKKAADFYQGLLGYPLSPLSMRGKQSLLIRVNQRQNIVVHAGLPAGQIERLLAIGLQTTDAAAMRQYLKSKGSAVPDTLTRYTDGSLSFAILDPENHLLQFIQYPDAGPNPITPKTGNPISARILHAGITIANLPLSDAFYKDILGFTEIWKGGATDSVTSWINMRLPESTDYIEYMLINAPPNKQQLGSLHHIALLVPDMQQAVDMLRPRATKTAYNLAPPRIGRNNKWQLNLYDPDGTRVELMEPFTFR; from the coding sequence ATGTCCCGTAAAATAGCACACCCCTGTTTTTCCTTATTGATCCTGCTACAACTTTTGATGGCGATGGTCGCCAGTCAGGCACAAACCGTCAAACGACCTGACATCATTGGCATTGCGGCAGTAGAAGTACAAGTAAGCGATATCAAAAAAGCAGCAGACTTCTACCAGGGCTTGTTGGGCTATCCGCTAAGTCCTTTGAGCATGCGTGGTAAACAATCTTTACTAATCCGTGTCAACCAGCGGCAGAATATAGTCGTCCATGCCGGTCTGCCAGCGGGGCAAATAGAGCGTTTGCTGGCCATTGGTTTACAAACCACCGATGCAGCCGCCATGCGGCAGTATTTAAAAAGTAAAGGATCGGCAGTGCCGGATACACTTACCAGGTACACCGACGGCAGTCTTTCTTTTGCGATACTGGACCCGGAAAATCATCTCCTGCAATTCATCCAATACCCCGATGCAGGTCCAAACCCTATCACCCCAAAAACAGGCAACCCCATATCAGCCCGGATACTACATGCAGGCATCACCATTGCCAACCTGCCATTATCAGATGCTTTTTATAAAGACATACTTGGCTTTACGGAAATATGGAAAGGTGGCGCCACCGATTCCGTTACCAGCTGGATCAACATGCGCCTGCCGGAAAGTACCGACTACATTGAATACATGCTGATCAATGCACCACCCAATAAACAACAACTGGGCAGCCTGCACCATATTGCATTGCTGGTGCCAGACATGCAGCAGGCAGTAGATATGCTTAGACCGAGAGCCACTAAAACAGCCTATAACCTCGCTCCTCCCCGGATAGGACGCAATAATAAATGGCAACTTAACTTGTACGATCCTGATGGAACCAGGGTGGAACTCATGGAGCCCTTTACCTTTCGTTAA
- a CDS encoding ester cyclase produces the protein MRLVAASIVFGLSALCVSFSGTSHEAQNKKIIQRYYGEVWNQGRLGVLDELLDPQYINHTPSVPNPPAGPAGLKPIVAAIRRAFPDLHYEIKDIVVNDSMAVARVVMTGTQLDSLFNLPPTGRKIRVNQMNIEKVRNGKIVEHWRVTDELTLMKQLGFVP, from the coding sequence ATGCGGTTAGTTGCTGCCAGTATTGTTTTTGGCCTGTCGGCCTTGTGCGTTAGCTTCTCCGGTACTTCTCATGAAGCCCAAAATAAAAAGATCATCCAGCGTTATTATGGAGAGGTTTGGAACCAGGGTAGACTTGGTGTGCTGGATGAATTGCTCGACCCACAATACATTAATCACACGCCCAGTGTACCCAATCCACCGGCAGGGCCGGCAGGTTTAAAGCCCATTGTAGCAGCTATCAGAAGAGCTTTTCCTGATCTGCATTATGAGATCAAAGACATTGTCGTCAATGATAGCATGGCGGTGGCCAGGGTAGTGATGACAGGCACCCAGCTCGATAGCTTGTTCAACCTGCCGCCCACTGGCAGGAAGATAAGGGTTAATCAAATGAATATCGAAAAAGTGCGCAATGGCAAGATTGTGGAACACTGGCGGGTAACAGATGAGCTTACCCTGATGAAACAATTAGGCTTTGTGCCCTAG